The following are encoded in a window of Mycoplasma anserisalpingitidis genomic DNA:
- a CDS encoding aromatic motif membrane protein — protein sequence MSRKYKILTTLLSLFSVVFLSSCKDSGIEIRNSLSKIVDNKFDYIEKEDNLEVKRTEKILNDLLDKVFADNIVQKTEFLNNQNNKNYQNEQLKKLKFMFEQCQNEISLISDPNEQKKKEIEFYEKNIFPFYSENWYFILKNLNIFYVHFYDWLTIPENQDLNSSHSEEFLDSLKNLKLPDDIWLTSSLLDKLEEGEESAESYNNYIFYLSKGKIIFRIKIDKNSTKNNKLEIEPWIWYFSFSKTNNISIKLISNILHSAYVHGDQIGYDRFESDLVKKLRYGVPSKIILKIKDNYEI from the coding sequence ATGAGTAGGAAATACAAAATTTTAACTACATTGTTAAGTTTATTTAGTGTTGTTTTTTTATCTTCATGCAAAGATTCAGGAATTGAAATTAGAAATTCGCTTAGTAAAATAGTAGATAATAAATTTGACTATATTGAAAAGGAAGATAATTTAGAAGTTAAAAGAACTGAAAAGATTTTAAATGACTTATTAGATAAGGTTTTTGCTGATAATATAGTTCAAAAAACAGAATTTTTGAATAATCAAAATAATAAAAATTATCAAAATGAACAACTGAAAAAATTGAAATTTATGTTTGAACAATGTCAAAATGAAATAAGTTTAATTAGCGATCCAAATGAACAAAAAAAGAAAGAAATAGAATTTTATGAAAAAAACATTTTTCCGTTCTACTCGGAGAATTGGTATTTTATATTAAAAAATCTAAATATTTTTTATGTTCATTTTTATGATTGATTAACTATTCCTGAAAATCAAGACTTAAATTCATCCCATTCAGAAGAATTTTTAGACTCATTAAAGAACTTAAAACTACCTGATGATATTTGATTAACATCTTCGTTATTAGATAAACTGGAAGAAGGGGAAGAATCTGCAGAAAGTTATAACAATTATATTTTCTATCTTTCGAAAGGTAAAATTATTTTTAGAATCAAAATTGATAAAAATTCAACAAAAAACAATAAATTAGAAATAGAACCATGAATTTGATATTTTTCATTTTCAAAAACTAACAACATTTCTATTAAGCTAATATCAAATATCTTACACTCAGCTTATGTACATGGTGATCAAATCGGTTATGATCGTTTTGAATCTGATTTGGTTAAAAAACTTAGATATGGTGTTCCTTCTAAAATAATATTAAAAATTAAGGACAATTATGAGATTTAA
- a CDS encoding aromatic motif membrane protein gives MRFKKLLFVLPLFSLIPISTVSCQDNSETYKNIKQKLYTEEYKLNQNWEKFLNQEVIEKILNLIYKDSNDKQDFINNQLKLNKNKNYLNQIKKSLIFSNNISLSFGHDGGFFSKRPYLLSDSIKNVEEAKTKNWLWFLFNIAKIEFVSFPVFDQFVSSTEESSLEAKKSGMELGLFYTPKSNIFIDFTYKIEIEKDYSETYQFYLLTNEGFIINLNITKYIDNYSWEFENIINNDGEDFINQISNLINYIDDESERKNELLDIFNRFNPVHDLFKSKINNLENLSEYRVEFDNYSSELTKFKNKLAIWKGSDLSELYEPTKAEKPKKDEVELFSYLYIYPKVFFSKDKNSFFDIRQYVKNTITFSEITENNQTNNIIYNDYYGGRPIRYTFFDIKIEEN, from the coding sequence ATGAGATTTAAGAAATTATTATTTGTTTTGCCGTTATTCAGTTTGATTCCTATAAGCACAGTTAGCTGCCAAGATAACAGTGAAACATACAAAAACATAAAACAAAAACTGTACACAGAAGAGTATAAATTAAATCAAAATTGAGAAAAATTTCTCAATCAAGAAGTTATTGAAAAAATATTAAATTTAATTTATAAAGATAGTAATGACAAACAAGATTTTATCAATAATCAACTAAAATTAAATAAAAACAAAAATTACTTAAACCAAATTAAAAAAAGTTTAATATTTTCTAACAATATTTCGCTTAGTTTTGGTCATGATGGTGGATTCTTTTCGAAAAGACCATATTTACTTAGTGATTCAATAAAAAACGTTGAAGAAGCTAAAACAAAAAATTGACTTTGATTTCTTTTTAATATTGCAAAAATTGAGTTTGTTAGTTTTCCAGTATTTGATCAGTTTGTGTCTTCAACTGAAGAAAGTTCATTGGAAGCTAAGAAATCGGGTATGGAATTAGGTTTATTCTATACTCCTAAATCTAATATTTTTATAGATTTTACCTACAAAATAGAGATAGAAAAGGATTATTCTGAAACCTATCAATTTTATTTATTAACAAATGAAGGTTTTATAATTAACCTAAACATCACTAAATACATTGATAATTATTCGTGAGAATTCGAAAATATAATAAATAATGATGGAGAGGATTTTATTAATCAAATAAGCAATCTAATAAACTACATTGATGATGAATCTGAAAGAAAAAATGAATTATTAGACATATTTAACAGATTTAACCCAGTACATGATTTATTCAAGTCAAAAATCAACAATTTAGAAAATTTAAGTGAATATAGAGTTGAATTTGATAATTATTCATCTGAGTTAACTAAATTTAAAAATAAGCTTGCTATTTGAAAAGGAAGCGACCTTTCTGAGTTGTACGAACCAACTAAAGCCGAAAAACCAAAAAAGGATGAAGTTGAATTATTTTCTTATTTATATATTTACCCAAAGGTTTTCTTCAGTAAGGATAAAAATAGCTTTTTTGATATTAGACAGTATGTTAAAAATACAATTACATTCTCTGAAATAACCGAAAATAATCAAACTAATAATATAATATATAATGATTATTATGGTGGTAGACCGATAAGATATACTTTTTTTGATATAAAGATAGAGGAGAATTAA
- a CDS encoding putative quinol monooxygenase, with the protein MELTFIIHYTGKNGDALKFVKEMTESGIVRRIRSKEGNLQYQYYESFDDKETILLIDRWKNQEALDLHHDSTEMEEILKLRKKYNLSLKADKYIPDNQTITTKDQKFINM; encoded by the coding sequence ATGGAACTAACTTTCATTATTCACTATACAGGTAAAAATGGCGATGCATTAAAGTTTGTTAAAGAAATGACTGAAAGCGGAATTGTAAGAAGAATAAGAAGTAAAGAGGGTAATTTACAATATCAATATTATGAGTCTTTTGATGATAAAGAAACCATTTTACTAATTGATAGATGAAAAAATCAGGAAGCACTTGATTTACATCATGATTCAACAGAAATGGAAGAAATTCTTAAACTAAGAAAAAAATACAATTTATCTCTCAAGGCTGATAAATATATACCAGATAACCAAACAATAACTACTAAGGATCAAAAATTTATTAATATGTAA